A window of Lytechinus pictus isolate F3 Inbred chromosome 7, Lp3.0, whole genome shotgun sequence contains these coding sequences:
- the LOC129265079 gene encoding nucleoside diphosphate phosphatase ENTPD5-like isoform X2, translating to MVLDMMQRMSCKIMVVSVTILSISLLYLTRKHTSSSDLVVPQESIYDFMSNKDTPWRSDDDDLYEIQQKDDYYGVMFDAGSTGSRVHVFHFQETPKGIPPILLSEVFNFTNLPLAQYADNPAEGAASIKVLLDVALRSIPFSHWSTTPVALKATAGLRLIPERKAKALLNEVYAMFKRSSFHVETPETTVDIMNGTDEGIFMWVTVNFLNRALISSTPETRGTLDMGGGSTQVTFLPRNEETLSHEIHNTNIKTYPFLHHQYKLYTKSFLGLGLKAARLEILKREKENPIFVGSSDTDQLSGSEEFTSACLPPFTSGTWDFGGNMYSVSSSNIHSENIYDNCLSVVKAFIEDAVIVPTEMQESSSFYALSYFWERAAEIEKVDWKEGGTMLVKDYREAAINVCLNHSLYTDKPFHCMDLVYLSSVLSHGYKFRDDVQLLMTNAIDGFRVSWALGATLELLRKHWEHLKKL from the exons ATGGTCCTCGACATGATGCAGCGGATGTCCTGTAAGATCATGGTTGTATCCGTCACCATACTATCAATCTCACTCTTGTATCTGACCAGGAAGCATACGTCATCTTCAGATTTAGTTGTGCCTCAGGAATCTATCTATGATTTTATGAGTAACAAAGATACACCATGgaggagtgatgatgatgatttatatGAGATCCAGCAGAAAGATGATTACTATGGTGTCATGTTTGATGCAGGCAGTACTGGTTCTAGGGTTCATGTCTTCCACTTCCAAGAAACCCCCAAGg GAATTCCACCAATCCTATTATCTGAAGTTTTCAACTTTACAAACCTCCCCCTTGCACAGTATGCAGATAATCCAGCAGAG ggAGCAGCCTCGATTAAAGTACTTTTGGATGTAGCATTACGATCAATTCCATTTAGTCATTGGTCAACAACTCCAGTTGCCTTGAAAGCGACAGCTGGTCTTAGACTTATTCCAGAGAGGAAGGCTAAAGCTCTTCTAAATGAA GTTTATGCAATGTTCAAGAGGTCTTCATTTCATGTAGAAACTCCAGAAACCACTGTAGATATTATGAATGGAACAGATGAGGGTATTTTTATGTGGGTCACCGTCAATTTTCTCAATC GTGCACTGATAAGTTCAACCCCAGAAACAAGAGGCACACTGGATATGGGAGGAGGCTCTACACAAGTCACCTTCTTACCTCGGAACGAAGAAACATTATCTCATGAAATTCATAATACCAACATCAAGACATACCCATTCCTTCATCATCAATATAAACTCTACACAAAGAG TTTCTTAGGTCTTGGACTAAAAGCTGCAAGACTGGAAATATTAAAACGAGAGAAGGAAAACCCAATCTTTGTAGGATCAAGTGATACTGATCAACTTTCTG GCTCAGAAGAGTTTACCAGTGCATGTCTTCCTCCATTCACATCAGGGACATGGGACTTTGGAGGCAATATGTACTCAGTATCATCATCAAATATACATTctgaaaatatatatgacaACTGTTTGAGTGTGGTTAAAGCCTTTATAGAAGATGCTGTCATAGTACCAACAGAAATGCAAGAAAGCTCTTCCTTTTATGCCTTGTCTTACTTCTGGGAGAGAGCTGCAGAGATTGAAAAAGTTG atTGGAAGGAAGGAGGAACAATGCTAGTGAAAGACTATAGGGAAGCTGCAATAAATG TGTGTTTAAACCATTCACTATATACTGACAAGCCATTTCATTGTATGGACCTTGTATACCTCAGCTCAGTATTATCACATGGATATAAATTCAGGGATGATGTTCAGTTATTG ATGACAAATGCAATTGATGGCTTCCGTGTCAGCTGGGCACTTGGTGCAACCCTGGAGCTATTGAGAAAACATTGGGAACATCTGAAGAAATTATGA
- the LOC129265079 gene encoding nucleoside diphosphate phosphatase ENTPD5-like isoform X1 produces the protein MVLDMMQRMSCKIMVVSVTILSISLLYLTRKHTSSSDLVVPQESIYDFMSNKDTPWRSDDDDLYEIQQKDDYYGVMFDAGSTGSRVHVFHFQETPKGIPPILLSEVFNFTNLPLAQYADNPAEGAASIKVLLDVALRSIPFSHWSTTPVALKATAGLRLIPERKAKALLNEVYAMFKRSSFHVETPETTVDIMNGTDEGIFMWVTVNFLNRALISSTPETRGTLDMGGGSTQVTFLPRNEETLSHEIHNTNIKTYPFLHHQYKLYTKSFLGLGLKAARLEILKREKENPIFVGSSDTDQLSAGSEEFTSACLPPFTSGTWDFGGNMYSVSSSNIHSENIYDNCLSVVKAFIEDAVIVPTEMQESSSFYALSYFWERAAEIEKVDWKEGGTMLVKDYREAAINVCLNHSLYTDKPFHCMDLVYLSSVLSHGYKFRDDVQLLMTNAIDGFRVSWALGATLELLRKHWEHLKKL, from the exons ATGGTCCTCGACATGATGCAGCGGATGTCCTGTAAGATCATGGTTGTATCCGTCACCATACTATCAATCTCACTCTTGTATCTGACCAGGAAGCATACGTCATCTTCAGATTTAGTTGTGCCTCAGGAATCTATCTATGATTTTATGAGTAACAAAGATACACCATGgaggagtgatgatgatgatttatatGAGATCCAGCAGAAAGATGATTACTATGGTGTCATGTTTGATGCAGGCAGTACTGGTTCTAGGGTTCATGTCTTCCACTTCCAAGAAACCCCCAAGg GAATTCCACCAATCCTATTATCTGAAGTTTTCAACTTTACAAACCTCCCCCTTGCACAGTATGCAGATAATCCAGCAGAG ggAGCAGCCTCGATTAAAGTACTTTTGGATGTAGCATTACGATCAATTCCATTTAGTCATTGGTCAACAACTCCAGTTGCCTTGAAAGCGACAGCTGGTCTTAGACTTATTCCAGAGAGGAAGGCTAAAGCTCTTCTAAATGAA GTTTATGCAATGTTCAAGAGGTCTTCATTTCATGTAGAAACTCCAGAAACCACTGTAGATATTATGAATGGAACAGATGAGGGTATTTTTATGTGGGTCACCGTCAATTTTCTCAATC GTGCACTGATAAGTTCAACCCCAGAAACAAGAGGCACACTGGATATGGGAGGAGGCTCTACACAAGTCACCTTCTTACCTCGGAACGAAGAAACATTATCTCATGAAATTCATAATACCAACATCAAGACATACCCATTCCTTCATCATCAATATAAACTCTACACAAAGAG TTTCTTAGGTCTTGGACTAAAAGCTGCAAGACTGGAAATATTAAAACGAGAGAAGGAAAACCCAATCTTTGTAGGATCAAGTGATACTGATCAACTTTCTG CAGGCTCAGAAGAGTTTACCAGTGCATGTCTTCCTCCATTCACATCAGGGACATGGGACTTTGGAGGCAATATGTACTCAGTATCATCATCAAATATACATTctgaaaatatatatgacaACTGTTTGAGTGTGGTTAAAGCCTTTATAGAAGATGCTGTCATAGTACCAACAGAAATGCAAGAAAGCTCTTCCTTTTATGCCTTGTCTTACTTCTGGGAGAGAGCTGCAGAGATTGAAAAAGTTG atTGGAAGGAAGGAGGAACAATGCTAGTGAAAGACTATAGGGAAGCTGCAATAAATG TGTGTTTAAACCATTCACTATATACTGACAAGCCATTTCATTGTATGGACCTTGTATACCTCAGCTCAGTATTATCACATGGATATAAATTCAGGGATGATGTTCAGTTATTG ATGACAAATGCAATTGATGGCTTCCGTGTCAGCTGGGCACTTGGTGCAACCCTGGAGCTATTGAGAAAACATTGGGAACATCTGAAGAAATTATGA